Proteins from a single region of candidate division TA06 bacterium:
- a CDS encoding CoB--CoM heterodisulfide reductase iron-sulfur subunit A family protein, producing the protein MERIGVFVCHCGLNIAGTVDVKKVVEAIAQYPGVVQAEDYKYMCSDPGQNLVVKAIKDKGLTGVVVAACSPTLHEPTFRKAAERAGLNPYKVEIANIREHCSWVHDDKPTATAKAIRIVKTMVKKVIGDDPLETIKVEVTKKALVLGGGVTGIQAALDIANSGYPVILVEKEPSIGGHMAQLSETFPTLDCSQCILTPKMVEAGKHPNICLMTYSEVEEITGYVGNFKAKIRKKASCVDNAKCNGCGLCSEKCPSKTADSEFECGLAKRKAIYTPFPQAVPNKPVLDKASCAYFLKGTCGVCKKICPVEAIDYEQKDEFIEEQIGAVVVATGYDLYPKEKFAEYGYGKIPDVIDGLQFERLLSASGPTEGEVKRPSDGKIPQDVVFIQCAGSRDPERAYPYCSKICCMYTAKHAKLYKHKVHSGQPYIFYIDIRAGGKRYEEFVQQAIEEEKIVYLRGKVSKVFQDGDKVMVWGEDTLLGKKAEISADMVVLATAIAPQSDSKELSQKLKIATDEHGYFSEAHPKLRPVESNTAGFFLAGAAQAPKDIPEAVAQAGGAAAKVVALFSGDHLEHEPIVAAVDEDACSGCRICITACPYQAREFDAEKKKVKVNEILCEGCGACVAACPSGATSQRNYKDDQIYQMIAAALEE; encoded by the coding sequence AGGCCATCAAGGACAAAGGGCTGACCGGGGTGGTGGTGGCCGCCTGCTCGCCTACCCTGCACGAGCCGACCTTCCGCAAGGCTGCCGAACGGGCCGGCCTCAATCCCTACAAGGTCGAGATCGCCAATATCCGCGAGCACTGCAGTTGGGTGCACGACGACAAGCCCACGGCCACTGCCAAGGCCATCCGCATCGTCAAGACCATGGTTAAAAAGGTCATTGGAGATGACCCGCTGGAAACCATCAAGGTTGAGGTCACTAAGAAGGCGCTGGTGCTGGGCGGCGGCGTGACCGGCATCCAGGCCGCCCTGGACATCGCCAACAGCGGCTATCCGGTAATCCTGGTGGAAAAGGAGCCGTCCATCGGCGGGCACATGGCCCAGCTGTCCGAGACCTTTCCCACCCTGGACTGCTCGCAGTGCATTTTAACTCCCAAGATGGTGGAGGCCGGCAAGCATCCCAACATTTGCTTGATGACCTATTCCGAAGTCGAAGAAATTACGGGATACGTGGGCAACTTCAAGGCGAAGATCCGAAAGAAAGCCTCGTGCGTGGACAACGCCAAGTGCAACGGCTGCGGCCTGTGCAGCGAAAAGTGCCCGTCCAAGACGGCCGACAGCGAATTCGAGTGCGGGCTGGCCAAGCGCAAGGCCATCTACACGCCGTTCCCCCAGGCCGTGCCCAACAAGCCGGTGCTGGACAAGGCGAGCTGCGCCTACTTCCTGAAGGGGACCTGCGGCGTCTGTAAGAAGATCTGCCCGGTCGAGGCCATTGATTACGAGCAGAAGGACGAGTTCATCGAAGAACAGATCGGGGCGGTGGTAGTGGCCACGGGCTACGATCTGTATCCGAAAGAAAAGTTTGCAGAGTACGGCTACGGAAAAATACCCGATGTTATTGACGGTTTACAGTTTGAGAGGCTGCTGTCCGCCTCGGGCCCGACCGAGGGCGAGGTCAAGCGGCCTTCCGATGGGAAAATCCCCCAGGACGTGGTCTTCATCCAATGCGCGGGCTCGCGCGACCCGGAACGGGCCTACCCCTACTGTTCCAAGATCTGCTGCATGTACACGGCCAAACACGCCAAGCTCTACAAACACAAGGTGCACTCGGGCCAGCCCTACATCTTCTATATAGACATCCGGGCCGGGGGCAAGCGCTACGAGGAGTTCGTGCAGCAAGCGATAGAGGAGGAGAAGATCGTCTACCTGCGGGGCAAGGTGTCAAAAGTATTCCAAGACGGCGACAAGGTGATGGTCTGGGGCGAGGATACTTTGCTCGGGAAAAAAGCAGAGATCTCCGCCGACATGGTGGTGCTGGCCACGGCCATCGCGCCGCAGTCCGATTCAAAAGAACTGTCGCAGAAACTGAAAATAGCCACGGATGAGCACGGATACTTTTCCGAGGCTCACCCGAAGTTGAGGCCGGTGGAAAGCAACACCGCGGGCTTCTTCCTGGCGGGCGCGGCCCAGGCGCCCAAGGACATTCCCGAGGCGGTGGCCCAGGCTGGCGGGGCCGCGGCCAAGGTGGTGGCGCTGTTCTCCGGCGACCATCTGGAGCATGAGCCGATCGTGGCCGCGGTGGACGAGGACGCCTGCTCGGGCTGCCGGATCTGCATCACGGCCTGCCCCTACCAGGCCCGGGAGTTCGACGCCGAGAAGAAAAAGGTCAAGGTCAACGAGATCCTGTGCGAGGGCTGCGGCGCCTGCGTGGCCGCCTGCCCCTCCGGCGCCACGTCGCAACGCAACTACAAGGACGACCAGATCTACCAGATGATCGCTGCCGCGCTGGAGGAATGA
- a CDS encoding hydrogenase iron-sulfur subunit, with product MFEPKIICFYCKWCTYTGADLAGTSRVKYLPNGVVIKTMCSSRIDPQHVLDAFSKGADGVLLGGCHYGDCHYVSGNHQTYRRVEMLRKMLPSFGLDPARLRLEWISAAEGGKLVQVINEFTEKIRALGPSK from the coding sequence ATGTTCGAACCGAAGATAATCTGTTTCTACTGCAAGTGGTGCACTTACACCGGGGCCGACCTGGCCGGCACCAGCCGGGTGAAGTACCTGCCCAACGGCGTGGTGATCAAGACCATGTGCTCCAGCCGGATCGACCCCCAGCACGTGCTGGACGCCTTCAGCAAGGGCGCCGACGGCGTGCTTTTAGGCGGCTGCCATTACGGCGACTGCCACTACGTCTCGGGCAACCACCAGACATACCGGAGAGTGGAGATGCTCAGGAAGATGTTGCCCAGCTTCGGCCTGGATCCGGCCCGTCTGCGGCTGGAGTGGATCTCGGCGGCCGAGGGCGGCAAGTTAGTGCAGGTGATCAACGAGTTCACTGAGAAGATACGGGCCCTGGGACCAAGCAAATGA
- a CDS encoding ATP-binding protein: MNEIIKSKSPFYPGQPVPVEFFTGRLDKIEKISRAAKQVELGKPQAIFLTGEYGIGKSSLASYMRYYAERHNNLLGIHVLLGGTDTLEELATKTVEAVIKAQIYEPTFTEKVGDLLSKYIGKQEVFGFSVNFEALKADGLNLSKGYLPFLRDLLSRFKDVGTKGILLILDEINGITRNNKFAHFIKGLVDENAISKEPLPLLLMLCGVEERRKEMIGYHQPIERIFDIVEIEPMSNSDMRDFFARSFESVNMKINDDAMESLCHYSAGFPKIMHIIGDATYWLDKDNIIDKTDSFSGIFMAVEDVGRKFVDSQVLQALKSKDYHSILNKLVKRTTDLSFKKNEIIRDLSDNEKKKFNNFLQRMKRLKVVRSGLVQGDYIFNSRLVWLYIFLNTIQKEQKAN; encoded by the coding sequence ATGAACGAAATAATTAAAAGCAAAAGCCCTTTTTATCCGGGACAGCCGGTACCTGTTGAATTTTTTACCGGCAGGCTTGATAAAATTGAAAAAATTTCCCGCGCTGCCAAACAAGTTGAATTGGGAAAACCCCAGGCTATTTTTTTAACGGGTGAATATGGTATCGGAAAAAGTTCACTTGCCAGTTACATGCGGTATTATGCGGAACGCCATAACAATTTATTAGGCATTCATGTCTTATTGGGCGGCACCGATACGCTTGAGGAACTGGCGACTAAAACAGTCGAAGCCGTCATTAAAGCTCAAATATATGAACCAACCTTTACGGAAAAAGTTGGAGATTTATTATCCAAATATATCGGCAAACAGGAAGTATTCGGTTTCAGCGTAAATTTCGAAGCTTTAAAAGCCGATGGATTGAATCTTTCAAAAGGATATTTGCCGTTCTTGCGTGATTTATTGTCGCGTTTTAAAGATGTCGGCACCAAAGGCATATTGTTGATACTTGACGAGATTAACGGCATAACCAGAAACAATAAATTTGCGCATTTCATCAAGGGGTTAGTGGATGAAAACGCGATCAGCAAAGAGCCGTTGCCTTTGTTGTTGATGTTGTGCGGCGTCGAGGAAAGGCGAAAGGAAATGATAGGCTACCACCAGCCGATAGAACGGATATTTGACATTGTGGAAATAGAGCCGATGAGCAATTCGGATATGAGGGATTTTTTCGCCAGATCTTTTGAATCCGTAAATATGAAGATAAACGACGACGCCATGGAAAGCTTATGTCATTATTCCGCCGGTTTCCCCAAAATAATGCATATAATCGGAGATGCGACTTATTGGCTGGATAAGGATAATATCATCGATAAAACGGATTCTTTTTCCGGAATATTCATGGCTGTAGAAGATGTCGGACGAAAATTCGTAGACAGCCAGGTGTTGCAGGCATTGAAGAGCAAAGATTACCATTCGATATTGAATAAATTAGTAAAAAGGACAACTGATTTATCATTCAAAAAAAATGAGATCATTAGGGATTTATCGGACAACGAGAAGAAAAAATTCAACAATTTTCTACAGAGAATGAAAAGGCTTAAGGTGGTAAGATCGGGTCTGGTGCAAGGCGATTATATCTTTAACAGCAGGTTGGTATGGCTATATATATTTCTTAACACGATCCAGAAAGAACAAAAAGCCAATTAG